Below is a window of Micromonospora chersina DNA.
GTCGCGACCGCCGTGGCCTTCCAGTTCGCCCGGCGGGCGCGGGTGTTGCTGCGCGACATCTTGCGCTTGGGGACGGCCACGGTTCTTACTCCTCTGTACGGGTCAGTTGCGACAGGCCCGCCCAACGCGGGTCGATCTGCTGGTGACTGTGGTCGGCCGGCAGATCGTCCCAGTGCACCCCGCAGTCGGGGCACAACCCTGGGCAGTCCTCCCGGCAGAGCGGGTTGGTCGGCAGCGCGAGCACCACCGCGTCCCGCAGCGCCGGCTCCAGGTCGATCAGATCGCCCTGCATCCGGCCCACCTCGTCCTCGTCGGTCGTGTCGTCCGTGGTGCTGTTCTCGTACGCGTACAGCTCCTGGATCGTCACGGCCACCGAGTCGTCGATCTCGCGCAGGCAGCGGCCGCACTCGCCCTTGACGGGACCGGTGACGGTCCCGGTGACGAGCACGCCCTCGGACACCGACTCCAACCTCAGGTCGAGGTCGAGGTCCGCGCCCTCCGGCACAGTGATCAACTCCACGCCGAGGTCCGCCGGTGCCGGTACGACGCGCCGGTGCGTACGCAACGCGCCAGGCCGACGCGGCAGGTCCCTCGTGTCGAGGACCAGCGGCGACCTGGGGTCGAGTTGGCTTGGCATGTCTTTGGGCATAGTTAGACTCCGGCCGGTGAGAGGCCGACAAAGAAGGTTACCTGGGCGACCCGTGGACCGTCGAACCGGGGCGTCGTCCCTGGCCCGTCGGCTGCCGGTTGTCGGCCACCGGCCCCCGTGCCGCTGGCAAGGGTAGCGCGGTCGCCGGCCGCCGCCGGCGGCGCTCAGAAGGGCAGCGGGCGGTCCGCCTCGTCGCCGGCGAAGGTGCCGATCTCGCGCAGCGCGTGCATCTTGTCCCGGCCGCGCTCTATCGAGGCGAGCGCCCGGGTGAGGAAC
It encodes the following:
- a CDS encoding YceD family protein, producing MPKDMPSQLDPRSPLVLDTRDLPRRPGALRTHRRVVPAPADLGVELITVPEGADLDLDLRLESVSEGVLVTGTVTGPVKGECGRCLREIDDSVAVTIQELYAYENSTTDDTTDEDEVGRMQGDLIDLEPALRDAVVLALPTNPLCREDCPGLCPDCGVHWDDLPADHSHQQIDPRWAGLSQLTRTEE